A genome region from Lutra lutra chromosome 11, mLutLut1.2, whole genome shotgun sequence includes the following:
- the HUS1 gene encoding checkpoint protein HUS1, whose product MKFRAKIVDAACLNHFTRVSAMIAKLAKTCTLRISPQKLNFILSDKVASGGVSMWCELEQENFFSEFQMEGVSAENNAIYLELTSENLSRALKTAQNARALKVKLTNKHFPCLTVSIELLSVSSSSRIVTHDIPVKVIPRKLWKDLQEPTVPDSDVSVYLPVLKTMKSVVEKMRNLSNHLIIEANLSGDLNLKIETELVCVTTHFKDLGNPPLASEDASQDRDPAQMAEVHIDIRKLLQFLAGQQVNPTRAVCNIVSNKLVHFDLLHEDVSLQYFIPAFS is encoded by the exons ATGAAGTTTCGGGCCAAGATCGTGGACGCGGCGTGTCTGAACCACTTCACGC GGGTCAGTGCCATGATAGCCAAGTTGGCCAAGACGTGCACGCTCCGCATCAGCCCGCAGAAGCTGAACTTCATCCTCTCCGACAAAGTGGCCAGCGGGGGCGTGAGCATGTGGTGTGAGCTGGAGCAG GAGAACTTCTTCAGTGAATTCCAGATGGAGGGTGTCTCTGCAGAAAACAACGCCATCTACCTAGAGCTGACCTCGGAAAATCTCTCTCGGGCCTTGAAGACGGCCCAGAATGCCAGAGCCCTGAAGGTCAAGCTGACGAACAAACACTTCCCCTGCCTCACCGTGTCCATAGAGCTG TTGTCTGTGTCGAGCAGTAGCCGCATTGTGACACACGACATCCCCGTTAAGGTTATTCCTAGAAAATTGTGGAAGGATTTGCAAGAACCTACAGTTCCGGACTCCGAC GTCAGCGTTTATCTTCCGGTCTTGAAGACGATGAAGAGCGTCGTGGAGAAAATGAGGAACCTCAGCAATCACCTT ATTATCGAAGCAAACCTAAGTGGAGACTTGAActtgaaaatagaaacagaactaGTGTGTGTTACAACTCACTTTAAAGACCTGGGGAACCCTCCATTGG CCTCGGAGGACGCCTCCCAGGATCGAGACCCAGCGCAGATGGCTGAAGTGCACATAGACATCCGGAAGCTCCTGCAGTTCCTTGCTGGGCAGCAAGTGAACCCCACGCGGGCCGTGTGCA ACATTGTCAGCAACAAGCTTGTCCATTTTGATTTGCTCCATGAAGACGTGTCCCTGCAGTACTTCATCCCGGCCTTCTCCTAG